One genomic window of Desulfuromonas sp. AOP6 includes the following:
- the hemA gene encoding glutamyl-tRNA reductase, which translates to MNILVVGLSHKTAPVEIREKVAFAPTAMEVPLRAMLALPGINEGVIVSTCNRVELYATSRDVDAGIAQLKRFLAEFHRLSLEELEAHLYDYQGEEAIRHVFRVAASLDSMVIGEPQILGQIKTAYGYASEFKTAGLILNRFLHKAFSVAKRVRTETNIASNAVSVSFAAVELARKIFSSLNDKAVLIIGAGEMCELAARHFVNNGVTSVMVTNRTLERAEKLAQEFNGRAIAFSEFPHHLHQVDIILTSTGAPDFILSHKQVEEVIRLRKNKPMFLIDIAVPRDIDPRVNDIDNIYLYDVDDLQGVVQANLKERHKEAKKAEAIIHEEIGQFFQWLSCLDVVPTIVSLRRKMEEIRQKEMEKTFASLKHLGTEERKAIEALTGAIINKVLHQPTAVLKNTQNSEGDSYVDAVRTLFGLECPNPEGEMLQLDSQSKDD; encoded by the coding sequence ATGAATATCCTCGTTGTCGGACTCAGTCATAAAACAGCCCCGGTTGAAATCCGTGAGAAGGTCGCTTTCGCGCCCACGGCCATGGAGGTGCCTTTGCGTGCCATGCTGGCCCTGCCGGGAATCAATGAAGGGGTCATCGTCTCTACCTGCAACCGGGTCGAGCTTTACGCCACCAGTCGGGATGTCGATGCCGGTATTGCCCAGCTCAAGCGCTTTCTGGCCGAATTCCACCGCCTGTCGCTGGAGGAACTGGAAGCTCATCTCTACGACTATCAAGGAGAAGAGGCCATCCGTCACGTCTTTCGGGTCGCCGCCAGTCTCGATTCCATGGTTATCGGCGAACCCCAGATCCTTGGCCAGATCAAGACGGCCTATGGTTATGCCTCCGAATTCAAGACCGCCGGTCTTATTCTCAACCGCTTTTTGCACAAGGCTTTCTCCGTGGCCAAGCGGGTGCGCACCGAGACCAATATCGCCAGCAATGCTGTCTCCGTCTCCTTTGCCGCCGTGGAACTGGCCCGCAAGATTTTCAGCTCTCTCAACGACAAGGCCGTGCTGATTATCGGTGCCGGCGAGATGTGCGAATTGGCCGCCCGCCATTTTGTCAATAATGGGGTGACCTCTGTCATGGTGACCAACCGCACCCTGGAGCGTGCCGAAAAACTGGCACAGGAATTCAACGGCCGCGCCATAGCCTTCAGCGAATTTCCCCATCACTTGCACCAGGTCGATATTATTCTCACCTCCACGGGGGCACCCGACTTCATTCTGAGCCACAAACAGGTGGAAGAGGTCATCCGTCTGCGCAAAAACAAGCCGATGTTCCTCATCGACATCGCCGTGCCAAGGGACATCGATCCACGCGTCAACGATATCGACAACATCTATCTTTATGATGTGGATGACCTGCAGGGGGTCGTACAGGCCAACCTGAAGGAACGGCACAAGGAGGCCAAAAAAGCCGAAGCGATCATCCATGAGGAAATCGGGCAGTTCTTCCAATGGCTCTCCTGCCTCGATGTGGTGCCGACCATCGTCTCCCTGCGGCGAAAGATGGAAGAGATCCGTCAGAAAGAGATGGAGAAGACGTTTGCCAGCCTGAAGCATCTGGGCACTGAGGAACGCAAGGCCATCGAAGCCCTTACGGGAGCCATCATCAACAAGGTGCTGCACCAGCCGACCGCCGTGCTGAAAAATACCCAGAATAGTGAAGGCGACAGCTATGTGGATGCCGTAAGAACCCTTTTCGGCCTGGAGTGTCCCAACCCCGAAGGGGAGATGCTGCAGCTCGACAGCCAGTCCAAAGACGATTAA
- the hemC gene encoding hydroxymethylbilane synthase codes for MAKKVLRIGTRASQLALWQANWVKAELEKRHPGLEVTLTKIKTQGDKILDVPLAMVGGKGLFVKEIEEAMLRGEIDIAVHSMKDVPTIFPEGLALRCITKREDPRDICVIQAGCCSFRDLPQGARIGTSSLRRKAQLLHLRPDFQMVDIRGNVETRIRKLTDDDLHAVILAAAGMHRLGFSAQISEYLPTSVSVPAIGQGALGLESRLDDAETNEMIDFFNHPETAAAVIAERALLRRLEGGCQVPIAAYGEVNGDTLTFTGLVSSVDGCKFLKKTVTCAVDDAEKIGISVADDLLLQGADKILNEVYNHETFNVNREDV; via the coding sequence ATGGCCAAAAAAGTACTTCGTATCGGAACCCGCGCCAGCCAGCTGGCCCTGTGGCAGGCAAACTGGGTCAAGGCGGAGCTGGAAAAACGCCACCCCGGCCTCGAAGTTACCCTGACCAAGATCAAAACTCAGGGCGACAAGATTCTCGACGTTCCCCTGGCCATGGTTGGGGGCAAGGGCCTGTTCGTCAAGGAGATCGAGGAAGCCATGCTGCGCGGCGAAATCGATATCGCCGTTCACTCCATGAAAGATGTGCCAACGATCTTTCCCGAGGGCCTTGCCCTGCGCTGCATCACCAAGCGGGAAGATCCTCGGGACATCTGCGTTATTCAGGCGGGCTGCTGCTCCTTCCGCGACCTGCCCCAGGGCGCCCGCATAGGCACCTCGTCGCTGCGGCGCAAGGCGCAGCTGCTTCACCTGCGCCCCGACTTTCAGATGGTCGATATTCGCGGCAACGTGGAGACGCGCATCCGCAAGCTGACGGACGATGACCTGCACGCGGTTATCCTGGCCGCTGCCGGCATGCACCGCCTCGGTTTCTCGGCCCAGATCAGCGAATACCTGCCCACGTCCGTTTCCGTGCCGGCCATCGGTCAGGGAGCGCTGGGACTGGAAAGCCGCCTCGACGATGCGGAGACCAATGAGATGATTGATTTCTTCAATCATCCGGAGACAGCCGCCGCGGTCATTGCCGAACGTGCCCTGCTGCGCCGCCTTGAAGGAGGTTGCCAGGTCCCCATCGCCGCCTATGGCGAGGTGAATGGCGACACCCTGACCTTCACCGGCCTGGTCTCCAGCGTCGACGGTTGCAAGTTTCTCAAAAAGACCGTCACCTGCGCCGTGGACGATGCCGAGAAGATTGGCATTTCCGTTGCCGACGACCTCCTGCTGCAGGGGGCCGACAAAATTCTCAACGAGGTCTATAACCACGAGACGTTCAATGTCAATCGGGAAGATGTCTGA
- the cobA gene encoding uroporphyrinogen-III C-methyltransferase — protein MKPGIVYLIGAGPGDRGLITVRGLECLRRADVVVYDYLANPEFLSEAPDQAERHFVGKSRGRHQAPQEEINALLEAKAREGKTVARLKGGDPYVFGRGGEEALHLHGCGIPFEIVPGVTAGFAAAAYAGIPLTHRDFTTSLALVTGHEDPDKKMSSLDWSKLATGVGTLVFYMGMANLPLIVRELMAHGRPASTPVAIVRWATTPRQQTLTGTLQDIVAQVQATGLKPPAVIIVGEVVRMREQLQWFENRPLFGRRIVVTRTAEQAGSFNQLLEEQGALPIGCPVIEIVPPESWQEVDAAIAALPATDYLVLTSANGVDIFFGRLRQQGLDLRALAGVKVVAVGPKTAAAIEAAGIRPDLVPSEYRAEAVVDLLRCEDMAGKRVLYPRAEKARDVLPRELAAIGAEVVSPVAYRTLAPAGAAETMRHLLQAKEVDAVTFTSSSTVENYLALLGSDAAELMKDVTIVSIGPLTSATVRRHGLNVQVEPQDYTLEGMVAAMIAYYHPS, from the coding sequence GTGAAGCCCGGTATCGTCTATCTCATCGGCGCTGGTCCCGGCGACCGCGGACTGATTACCGTGCGGGGCCTGGAATGTCTGCGGCGGGCTGACGTGGTGGTCTACGACTACCTGGCCAATCCCGAGTTTCTCAGCGAGGCACCGGACCAGGCGGAGCGCCATTTTGTTGGCAAAAGTCGTGGCCGGCACCAGGCACCGCAGGAGGAGATCAACGCCCTGCTGGAGGCCAAGGCCCGCGAAGGCAAGACGGTGGCCCGTCTCAAGGGGGGAGACCCCTATGTGTTCGGCCGTGGGGGTGAAGAGGCGTTGCACCTGCACGGGTGCGGGATTCCCTTTGAGATTGTCCCCGGCGTGACGGCTGGTTTTGCCGCCGCCGCCTATGCCGGCATCCCCTTGACCCACCGGGATTTTACCACCAGCCTGGCCCTGGTCACCGGTCATGAGGATCCGGACAAGAAGATGTCCAGCCTCGACTGGTCAAAGCTGGCCACCGGGGTCGGTACCCTGGTCTTTTACATGGGGATGGCCAATCTTCCCCTCATCGTGCGGGAACTCATGGCCCATGGCCGTCCCGCCTCGACGCCCGTCGCCATTGTCCGCTGGGCCACCACGCCGCGCCAGCAGACGCTCACGGGAACCCTGCAGGACATCGTGGCGCAGGTGCAGGCGACGGGGCTCAAGCCCCCGGCGGTGATCATTGTCGGCGAGGTGGTCCGTATGCGTGAACAGCTGCAGTGGTTTGAAAACCGTCCCCTTTTCGGACGGCGGATCGTTGTTACCCGCACGGCTGAGCAGGCCGGCTCCTTCAACCAACTGCTCGAAGAGCAGGGGGCATTGCCCATCGGCTGTCCCGTCATCGAGATCGTCCCCCCGGAGAGTTGGCAGGAGGTGGATGCGGCCATTGCGGCGCTGCCTGCTACCGATTATCTGGTGCTGACTTCGGCCAACGGCGTCGATATCTTTTTCGGTCGTCTGCGTCAGCAGGGTCTCGACCTGCGCGCCCTGGCCGGCGTCAAGGTGGTTGCTGTCGGTCCCAAGACGGCGGCCGCCATCGAAGCCGCCGGCATTCGGCCCGACCTGGTGCCAAGCGAGTACCGGGCCGAAGCGGTAGTTGACCTGCTGAGGTGCGAAGACATGGCGGGAAAGCGCGTTCTCTACCCCCGCGCCGAAAAGGCCCGGGATGTGCTCCCCCGCGAGCTGGCCGCGATCGGCGCCGAGGTGGTGTCCCCCGTGGCCTACCGCACCCTGGCCCCGGCTGGGGCCGCCGAGACCATGCGCCATCTGCTGCAGGCGAAAGAGGTCGATGCCGTCACCTTCACCTCGTCGTCGACAGTGGAGAACTACCTGGCTTTGCTTGGATCCGATGCTGCCGAGCTCATGAAGGACGTCACCATCGTCTCCATCGGTCCGCTGACCTCGGCCACCGTCCGTCGCCACGGCCTGAACGTACAGGTCGAGCCACAGGATTACACCCTGGAGGGGATGGTGGCAGCTATGATCGCTTATTACCACCCATCGTGA
- the hemB gene encoding porphobilinogen synthase, producing MFFPEYRARRLRRNANLRRMVRETHLRVDDLIYPMFSAFGKGIKKEIPSMPGIYQQSIEHIVAEAREVHELGIPAVILFGIPEHKDALGQDAYAEKGIIQETIRAIKSAVPELTVITDVCLCEYTDHGHCGVIKDGDVDNDETLELLAAEALSHARAGADIVAPSDMMDGRIAAIRAILDANGFAHLPVMSYAVKYASAYYGPFRDAAESTPQFGDRRSYQMDPANRLEAFREATLDVQECADFLMVKPALAYLDILRDLKERFDLPLVAYNVSGEYSMIKAAAKMGWVDEERIILETLLGMKRAGADLIITYHAKEAARLL from the coding sequence ATGTTTTTCCCCGAATATCGTGCCCGCCGCCTGCGCCGCAACGCCAATCTGCGCCGGATGGTGCGAGAGACGCATCTGCGCGTCGACGACCTGATCTATCCCATGTTCAGCGCTTTCGGTAAAGGGATCAAAAAAGAGATTCCCTCCATGCCGGGCATCTATCAGCAGTCCATCGAACACATCGTCGCCGAGGCGCGCGAAGTCCATGAGCTCGGTATTCCGGCTGTTATCCTCTTCGGCATCCCTGAACACAAGGATGCCCTGGGGCAGGACGCCTATGCCGAGAAGGGCATCATCCAGGAAACCATCCGCGCCATCAAGAGCGCTGTGCCGGAGCTCACCGTCATCACCGACGTGTGCCTGTGCGAATACACCGATCACGGCCACTGCGGCGTCATCAAGGACGGCGATGTGGACAACGACGAGACCCTGGAGCTGCTGGCCGCCGAGGCTCTCTCCCATGCCCGGGCCGGCGCCGACATCGTCGCCCCTTCGGATATGATGGACGGCCGCATCGCCGCGATCCGCGCCATCCTGGACGCCAACGGTTTTGCCCACCTCCCCGTAATGAGTTACGCCGTCAAGTATGCCAGTGCTTACTACGGCCCTTTCCGGGACGCGGCCGAGTCGACCCCCCAGTTCGGCGATCGTCGCAGTTATCAGATGGATCCGGCCAACCGGCTGGAAGCCTTCCGCGAGGCGACCCTTGACGTCCAGGAATGCGCCGATTTTCTCATGGTCAAGCCGGCGCTGGCCTATCTCGATATACTGCGCGATCTCAAAGAGCGCTTCGACCTGCCCCTGGTGGCCTACAACGTCTCCGGGGAGTACTCCATGATCAAAGCCGCCGCCAAAATGGGCTGGGTCGACGAGGAGCGTATCATTCTCGAAACCCTGCTCGGCATGAAGCGGGCCGGTGCCGATCTCATCATCACCTACCATGCCAAGGAGGCCGCTCGTCTCTTGTAG
- a CDS encoding pitrilysin family protein, whose product MVNVKNQAASSEYHVSTLANGLRVVTVEMPHLHSAEMMCYVGVGSRNEEEHLAGISHFLEHMIFRGTAEYPTSLQLEQAFEAIGGAVNASTDTEGTCYHSRLHPDCIAAGASLFASMLLRPRLTDVEVERRIILEEALEDLNERGEMIAPDNLTAQLLWPGHPLSRPTIGCRDTISAITPADLRAYHRRYYHPGNTVIAVAGRVRHASVLAAVDEAFAGWKAADLLPCLPVSTAAEENQPVSIWIKDSDSQINLQLAFRLPGRHAREVASLRVLRAVLSWGGASRLMLRLREMKGLTYNVEANLTLLDDCGCLTVDLAVAPDNLTAAVEELLLIFEELCQVPVGEEELRRVVQSYLFALDFSRDHTDDLATRYGWGELVGCVRTLAEDRREMQSVQAAELMESAAAFFTPGALKLAVVGPYRARDRKAVEKMLSRYRRG is encoded by the coding sequence ATGGTCAATGTAAAGAACCAGGCCGCCAGCTCCGAATACCATGTGAGCACCCTGGCCAACGGCCTGCGGGTCGTGACGGTGGAGATGCCCCATCTGCACAGCGCCGAAATGATGTGCTACGTCGGCGTCGGCAGCCGCAATGAAGAGGAGCATCTGGCCGGCATCTCCCACTTTCTGGAGCACATGATCTTCCGGGGGACGGCGGAGTATCCTACCAGCCTCCAGCTGGAGCAGGCCTTTGAAGCCATTGGTGGCGCTGTCAATGCCTCCACCGACACGGAGGGGACCTGCTACCATTCCCGACTGCATCCCGATTGTATTGCCGCAGGGGCCAGCCTCTTCGCCTCCATGCTGCTGCGGCCCCGCCTCACCGACGTGGAGGTGGAGCGGCGCATCATTCTGGAAGAGGCCCTGGAGGATCTCAACGAGCGCGGGGAGATGATCGCTCCGGACAACCTGACAGCGCAGCTGCTTTGGCCCGGCCATCCCCTCAGCCGCCCGACAATCGGCTGTCGCGACACCATCAGTGCCATCACGCCGGCGGATCTGCGCGCCTACCACCGTCGTTATTACCATCCCGGCAACACGGTTATTGCCGTCGCCGGCAGGGTGCGGCATGCCAGCGTGTTGGCGGCGGTGGACGAAGCGTTTGCCGGCTGGAAGGCCGCCGACCTTCTGCCCTGCCTGCCGGTCTCAACAGCAGCCGAGGAGAACCAGCCCGTATCGATCTGGATCAAGGATTCCGACTCGCAGATCAACCTGCAGCTGGCTTTTCGTCTGCCCGGCCGCCATGCCCGTGAAGTCGCTTCGCTACGGGTGTTGCGGGCCGTCCTCTCCTGGGGGGGTGCTTCCCGCCTGATGCTGCGCCTGCGGGAGATGAAGGGACTGACCTACAACGTCGAGGCCAACCTGACCCTGCTCGACGACTGCGGCTGCCTCACCGTCGACCTGGCCGTGGCCCCCGACAACCTGACGGCTGCCGTAGAGGAGCTTTTGCTGATTTTCGAGGAGTTGTGCCAGGTGCCTGTCGGTGAGGAGGAGCTGCGGCGGGTGGTGCAGAGCTATCTCTTTGCCCTCGACTTCAGCCGCGACCACACCGACGATCTGGCCACGCGCTATGGCTGGGGGGAGCTGGTCGGCTGTGTGCGCACCCTGGCTGAAGATCGCCGCGAGATGCAGTCGGTGCAGGCCGCCGAGCTCATGGAATCGGCCGCCGCCTTTTTCACCCCCGGCGCTCTCAAGCTGGCCGTGGTCGGCCCTTATCGCGCCCGCGACCGCAAGGCGGTGGAGAAAATGCTCAGCCGTTACCGCCGCGGCTGA
- a CDS encoding GPMC system transcriptional regulator, whose protein sequence is MNTAPNLSPQVRDLTAKICGYGKENLEDILHVMMEAIGLIAPHHRYRIYLEDLTSGSLKCAAANGIHARSIRRQGFPINSEELLVSRVYSTQEAAWVSDVATLENSFALELAERFGVQSSYHLPLVHQGRAVGVLCIDSSRKGQLPSDEQQEGLKTFLLQVVPVIDQARKYHQQIVLARRVDEAKKKEAAFAMVKSAVELLDRLALASVLVPSQLAPDAGEEGLQVLATFSKEKDVKRIYEDDKLISLAPGKSLLSQYINSAGIIIDDTLLKPLFLPSLPTESLQKRYLTEELGLKSLYVVPRYDPYTRRVICLVNYYTKEDYRFSEFETGLLEAHAEMAERVIQEIGDEHMEVKVLSEINDLLKEKFEGLQPFLNRILSMATELIGASTGSIALVREEGGERWLVVEEPDGRLIGAKSKEWLKKNIPPIRVGSTNLPPGERSLTGHVAYTGRPYLVSDTAEEKLAGGFYREITEAIKSELAVPVISDGEVIAVICLDSLRPYFFTEEHKRLLLIIERMISRYLSDLQRIEKLTTEVNRLRTDVGYKDPKISSYKLGNIIGNSTKANEVVDFIQRITPPIFNRIAYWHQRDIQEATLGLPSILITGSTGSGKEFLFNNIFSRLNEMYREKLAPQGELPVKKTNIAAYSGELTYSELFGHKRGAFTGAHADRKGILEEAHGGVVFLDEIGDADPKTQVQLLRFLDNGGFVRLGENTTRYARVLLIAATNKNLRQLIREGHFREDLYHRLTELTIEVPSLNQRHEDIPDLATHFLGKLFRVYKKPEETEDDAPTLTRSAQGLLVQHHYTGNIRELRSILLRALFFRKGHVINDEDIRRVLSSMEAQEREDVAEKLTEQMAQEILEGITRGERDFWSAVHIPFSENRISRDVVAAVVDLARAQGGTTMPKLAAMLKACDVKNGTDEDQKVFYKFKNFLYKTIRIA, encoded by the coding sequence ATGAATACGGCACCCAACCTCTCGCCCCAGGTCCGCGACCTGACTGCAAAGATCTGCGGCTACGGCAAGGAAAACCTCGAAGACATCCTGCACGTCATGATGGAGGCCATCGGTCTCATCGCGCCACACCACCGCTATCGCATCTATCTGGAGGACCTGACCAGCGGCAGCCTCAAATGTGCCGCCGCCAACGGCATCCACGCCCGCAGCATTCGCCGGCAGGGCTTCCCCATCAACTCCGAGGAATTGCTGGTCAGCCGGGTCTATTCTACCCAGGAAGCCGCCTGGGTCAGCGACGTGGCGACCCTGGAAAACTCTTTCGCCCTCGAACTGGCGGAACGTTTTGGTGTGCAGTCCTCCTATCATCTCCCCCTCGTTCACCAGGGACGGGCCGTGGGCGTCCTCTGTATCGACAGCAGCCGCAAGGGGCAACTGCCATCGGACGAACAACAGGAGGGACTGAAGACCTTTCTGCTGCAGGTCGTCCCCGTGATCGACCAGGCCCGCAAATATCATCAGCAGATCGTACTGGCCCGGCGGGTGGACGAGGCGAAAAAGAAGGAGGCGGCCTTCGCCATGGTGAAATCGGCCGTCGAACTGCTCGACCGCCTCGCCCTCGCCTCGGTCCTCGTCCCCTCCCAGCTGGCCCCCGACGCCGGTGAAGAGGGCCTGCAGGTGCTGGCGACCTTTTCCAAGGAGAAGGATGTCAAACGCATTTACGAAGACGACAAGCTCATCAGCCTGGCGCCGGGCAAGTCCCTGCTCTCTCAGTATATCAACAGCGCCGGCATTATCATCGACGACACCCTGCTCAAGCCCCTCTTCCTGCCCAGCCTGCCCACCGAGTCCCTGCAGAAGCGTTACCTCACCGAGGAACTGGGGCTGAAATCCCTCTACGTCGTCCCCCGCTACGACCCCTACACCCGCCGCGTCATCTGCCTGGTCAACTACTACACCAAGGAGGACTACCGTTTTAGCGAATTCGAGACGGGCCTGCTCGAAGCCCATGCCGAGATGGCGGAACGGGTCATTCAGGAGATCGGCGACGAGCACATGGAGGTCAAGGTCCTCTCGGAGATCAACGACCTGCTCAAGGAAAAGTTCGAAGGGCTACAGCCTTTCCTCAACCGCATCCTCTCCATGGCCACGGAGCTCATCGGGGCCTCCACCGGCAGCATCGCCCTGGTGCGGGAGGAGGGCGGCGAACGCTGGCTGGTGGTGGAAGAACCCGACGGCCGCCTCATCGGCGCCAAGAGCAAGGAGTGGCTCAAGAAGAACATACCCCCCATTCGCGTCGGCAGCACCAACCTGCCGCCGGGGGAGCGCAGCCTGACCGGCCATGTGGCCTACACGGGCCGCCCCTACCTGGTTTCGGACACGGCCGAGGAAAAACTGGCCGGCGGCTTCTACCGGGAGATCACCGAGGCCATCAAGAGCGAGCTGGCCGTCCCCGTCATCAGCGACGGCGAGGTCATCGCCGTTATCTGTCTCGACAGCCTGCGCCCCTACTTCTTTACCGAGGAACACAAGCGCCTGCTGCTTATCATCGAGCGCATGATCAGCCGCTACCTGTCCGACCTGCAGCGCATCGAAAAACTGACCACCGAGGTCAACCGTCTGCGCACCGACGTCGGCTACAAGGACCCCAAAATCTCTTCCTACAAGCTGGGGAACATCATCGGCAACTCGACCAAGGCCAACGAGGTGGTCGACTTCATCCAGCGCATCACGCCGCCCATCTTCAACCGCATCGCCTACTGGCACCAGCGCGACATCCAGGAGGCCACCCTGGGACTCCCTTCCATCCTCATCACCGGCTCCACCGGCAGCGGCAAGGAGTTCCTCTTTAACAACATCTTCTCCCGCCTCAACGAGATGTACCGGGAGAAGCTGGCGCCGCAGGGAGAGCTGCCGGTGAAGAAGACCAACATTGCCGCCTACAGCGGCGAGCTGACCTACTCGGAACTTTTCGGCCATAAACGGGGTGCCTTCACCGGTGCCCACGCTGACCGCAAGGGGATTCTGGAGGAAGCCCACGGCGGCGTGGTCTTTCTGGACGAGATCGGCGATGCCGACCCCAAGACCCAGGTACAGCTGCTGCGTTTTCTCGACAACGGCGGCTTCGTGCGCCTGGGCGAAAACACTACCCGCTACGCCCGTGTCCTGCTTATCGCCGCCACCAACAAAAACCTGCGTCAGCTTATCCGCGAAGGCCATTTCCGCGAGGATCTCTACCACCGCCTCACCGAATTGACCATCGAGGTGCCTTCCCTCAACCAGCGCCACGAGGACATCCCCGACCTGGCCACCCACTTCCTCGGCAAGCTTTTCCGCGTCTACAAAAAGCCCGAGGAGACAGAGGACGATGCCCCTACCCTGACCCGCAGCGCCCAGGGCCTGCTGGTGCAGCATCACTACACCGGCAACATCCGTGAGCTGCGCAGCATCCTGCTGCGGGCTCTCTTCTTTCGCAAGGGGCATGTCATCAACGACGAGGATATCCGTAGGGTGCTGAGTTCGATGGAGGCCCAGGAGAGAGAGGATGTGGCGGAGAAACTGACGGAGCAGATGGCGCAGGAGATTCTGGAAGGAATCACCCGCGGGGAGCGGGATTTCTGGAGCGCGGTGCACATCCCCTTCTCGGAGAACCGTATCTCCCGGGATGTGGTGGCCGCAGTGGTCGACCTCGCCCGCGCCCAGGGCGGCACCACCATGCCGAAGCTGGCCGCCATGCTCAAAGCCTGTGACGTCAAGAACGGCACAGACGAGGATCAGAAAGTTTTTTACAAGTTCAAGAACTTCCTCTACAAAACCATTCGTATCGCCTGA
- a CDS encoding NAD-binding protein, with the protein MASGRTIIIGLGSVGFQLLRLLSKDFQLTCIDTRPDILEAARQLKGDSLVTLVGDATSRLVLADAGAAEADMVVVTTTSEAINIEVARVLYEHFDVPRVVAIGITQKGIEQLEAYDVEVEGLFAVSAIGLRNRLEAKTKTVTGIGLGKNEILEVEVHPYSRLANKPLSSLNPKSWRIGIIYREGNIVIPRGETILRPKDRIILLGDPKVLKTVADMLTFRFTLFPLEYGDTLVAYIGPGDSTDYLEEIAYLASVYPLERALFLCGGRSEQLDKSLQTIAEKHRLTEMVIEEVPGPVQEKTVKELLQKHGRRAGIVVLSRQAAIGSFFRRFGHGRKQFLRELSTLVGCPVLIAGGTFPYAEVAVPCYEPNGLQSALETTLEMTSAIDYRINALFVTLSPYISSEQETDVFDEMTKTVADLGLVYKASIKNVILEGNPIRSVEEALGRYNLMVSSIGSWRENSLLGELFRPDVPWRIVLASPVSVLLIPPVEALA; encoded by the coding sequence ATGGCGTCCGGCAGAACTATCATCATCGGTCTGGGCAGCGTGGGCTTTCAGCTTCTGCGCCTGCTTTCGAAGGACTTTCAACTGACGTGCATCGATACCCGCCCCGACATTCTGGAGGCGGCTCGGCAACTCAAGGGCGACAGTCTGGTCACTCTGGTCGGCGATGCCACCAGCCGCCTGGTGCTGGCCGATGCCGGCGCCGCTGAAGCGGATATGGTGGTGGTCACCACCACCTCAGAAGCGATCAATATCGAGGTGGCCCGCGTCCTCTACGAGCACTTCGACGTTCCCCGGGTGGTGGCCATCGGCATCACCCAGAAGGGGATCGAGCAGCTGGAAGCCTATGACGTGGAGGTCGAAGGGCTCTTCGCTGTCAGCGCCATTGGTCTGCGCAACCGCCTCGAGGCCAAGACCAAGACGGTAACGGGCATCGGCCTCGGCAAGAACGAAATCCTCGAAGTCGAGGTACATCCCTACTCCCGTCTGGCCAACAAACCCCTTTCGTCGCTCAATCCCAAAAGCTGGCGCATCGGCATTATCTATCGCGAGGGGAATATCGTTATTCCCCGCGGCGAGACCATTTTGCGCCCCAAGGACCGCATCATTCTGCTCGGCGATCCCAAGGTGCTCAAGACCGTGGCCGACATGCTCACCTTTCGTTTCACTCTCTTTCCTCTCGAATACGGGGATACCCTGGTCGCCTACATCGGCCCCGGTGATTCGACGGACTACCTGGAGGAAATCGCCTATCTCGCCAGCGTCTACCCTTTGGAACGGGCCCTGTTTCTCTGCGGCGGTCGCAGCGAGCAGCTGGACAAGAGCCTCCAGACCATCGCCGAAAAACACCGGCTGACCGAGATGGTTATCGAAGAGGTGCCCGGCCCCGTGCAGGAGAAGACCGTCAAGGAGCTTCTGCAGAAACACGGGCGCCGCGCCGGTATCGTGGTGCTGTCGCGCCAGGCGGCGATTGGCTCCTTCTTCCGGCGCTTCGGACACGGCCGCAAGCAGTTTCTGCGCGAGCTCTCCACCCTGGTCGGCTGTCCCGTGCTCATCGCCGGCGGCACCTTCCCCTATGCCGAGGTGGCGGTGCCCTGCTACGAACCGAACGGCCTGCAGTCGGCTCTCGAGACGACCCTGGAGATGACCTCGGCCATCGACTACCGCATCAACGCGCTTTTCGTGACCCTTTCCCCCTATATTTCCTCCGAGCAGGAGACCGACGTTTTCGACGAAATGACCAAGACCGTGGCCGATCTGGGTCTGGTGTACAAGGCGAGCATTAAGAATGTCATCCTCGAAGGCAACCCCATCCGTTCCGTCGAGGAGGCGCTCGGCCGTTACAACCTGATGGTCAGCAGCATCGGCAGCTGGCGCGAAAATAGCCTGCTGGGCGAACTCTTCCGTCCCGATGTGCCCTGGCGGATCGTGCTGGCCTCCCCGGTGAGTGTCCTGCTCATCCCCCCTGTCGAGGCGCTGGCCTAG